TGGGCAAATGTCGGAGGAATCACCCAAATTTTTAATTCTGAACCAAAACGTGCCCAAAGATCCTGCCGCTGTTGCTCTGTGGATACAATATAACCGTCAAATTTATTTGTTTCTGCTAAAGATATTTTGTAATTGGAGTTAATTCGCCCGTCTCCCATCTTCTGAGGATTACTGACATGCACGCTATGGAAAATCGAAATTAACTTAAATGCAGGAGACTTTAACTCCACTAAAATATGATTATAAAGTCTGTTTTTATCGACATAAAAAACAGGCTGCTTATAAAAGGTGATAATTTTTTGAAACCAATGCTTAATCCACTGATCACGATCTTGAAAAAAACAAGATGAACCATTGGATTCTTTTAGACTTAAATAACTAAGCTGATTATCTTGGGTGTAGTGCTCCTCTAAAACCACAATCCCCTGCTGATTATAGTAAAGACATGATTTGACTTGGTTTTTCTCTAAATAGATTTCTTTAGATAAATAGCCTGACTCCGTATACAAAGCTCGCTTGAATTTCGTTCTCGCTTTATCAAAATAATTAATGTATGAAATGTTCCCATTTGAGAAAAAGTGGATATAAAATAGGTAATTCCCATTTATATATACTTTTACATCTGTATTGGCATTGTTTTTTTCTAGGGTAACCTCTCCTACAATATGACTCAAATAATCTTCTAAAGTATTTGATCTCAAAGCAGCAAAAATTAAATATTGGTAATCGTCATATAAATTCAGAAAACTATCAGCCCGAATATGATGGATATTTAAACTCTTTAAATAATTGGCGTTGTAATTTAAGGTTACAATCTTATGCGCTAAACCACAGCTATCAAAAACATGTTTTCTTTTTAAAATCGCATGCTCAATACCGGTTAGCTTTTCCCCAATTCCTGCACTTAGAAAAAAGAACATTATCAACCTCTAAATAAAATAATTTAAATAAGCCACATACCCAGATAAATTATGTTCCTGATCATCGATACGTGTTCTAAAACGATCATGCCTTACATAAAACGCATTAAGAATTTTTTCAGGCTTAGCCATATACATTGCTATTTCAGGATAAAAGTACCCTGTTGCTCTTTGAAATTCGACTCGTAATTCTATTAAGTCTTTTAGTTCATCGAATTTAGCCATATTAACTAAATCGGTAAATCCTTGCTCTTTTAATCGCACCACCATCTTATATGCAGACATCATCATTTCTAAAAATGTTGCATATGCTGTTTTACGATTTTTAATAAAATCCATGTGTTTTAAATAGTTATTTAAACCAAATTCAAAATACTTTTTTTCTGGGCAAATCTTAGTTAATTCATTGGTACAATAACTTAACCAATGATCATGATACTTATCATATTTTTTAGTAATAAAATGCTCAAACATTAATTTAACAGTTTCAAGCAAAATTGGATTTTGATTAACTTGATAGAGTCTAAGTAGACCTAAAGCAGCTTCCCCATCATAATAAACAATTCTGAACTTTTCTTTGACTGCAAGTGATGGGAAACTTAATACATGAGTCGTCTCCCCTTTACCATCAATCATAAAGCGAATGCCTTCAGCAAGCATTTCGGCATACTTTTGGTATTTGGAGTCGCCAATAATTTCCTGATATTTAGCAAACATAAAAATTGCAGCGGCATTTGAACCTAATTTAATTTCTAGATCAGGTTCATTACCATCAATCATAAAGGCTTTTCCATCTACCTCTTTATATAAATGATCAATGGCATACTGCATAGCAGTTCTAATTTTTGGTAGATATGCTTCATTATAATTGACTTCAAGTGTTTCAAGTAAGGCATATATGGCAGTACAGTGACGGACTGTATTATAACTTTTAATTTCCCGGTTATAGGCAGGGAAATAGCCATAAACCAGCCTCCCACTCTCTAAAATTTCATTATGTAAAAACTTGGCATTATTTAAAACAAGTTCTTTTATATGTTCTTTTTTATTACCCTTTAATACACGTATACCATTTTCTGGACCCGTAGATATTAAATCAATCAACTGGTTATTTTCAAAAAAAACAGCTTGTGTATCAAATACCCAGACTTTTTCAATTTTATTTAGTGAATAATTTGCCTTAACATTGGTATATTTTTTTCTAATAGCATCATTTAAATTTTTTTCATCAAAAAAATTAGGTTCATTATATACAACCCCTCGAATAATTGCTTTTGCATAAATCTCTTGCTCCAAAAAGCAAATACTCAAATTTTCATCAAAAGCAATTCCTTTTCGATAATGATTATTATGTTTTTGCTCACTTACTTCTTTAACAAGATCTGTCCATTTTCTTTCTTCAATATTTTTTGCAAAGTCAAACTTTAAAAATTCAGGAAGCCGGTTATTCTTTTCATATAATTTATCGATAAAATTCAGAGTTCTTTTAACTACTTTATCGTAATTTTTATCCGCCGTATTCCAAACACGACAGCGTATACTTTTATCTCCATATGAAAAAAATACACTATAAAAATCTTGCTGATTCTCTCTTAATGAGAATAACCAATCTGTTAGTTTTATTTTAAATTCCTGCAGATCACTATATTTAGATATAGCCATATTGCTCTCATATTTAACCCTATTAATCAGCCTTATTGTATATTATTTAATATTTCATTTACAGGTATATAACGCTTATAAAAAGTAATATTAAAGAATATATAATAAAAAAAGAGGATCTCTAGAGACCCTCTTTTTCATTACTCAGATAAAACTTAATTAAAATAAATGACCGTTATTAATTAAGTCATCTAACAATGTATCTGTCTTCTCCACCCCAACCAAAGTTAAGAATGATTCTGACTGATAGCTAGTACCAGCTGTACCGTCGCGGTCAATATTCAAGACGACATTACCTTCTGCATCTTCAGTTAATGTAATAGCATCAGCAAGTGTTGTGCCTTCACTCAGTAAATCACTTACCTCGATCTTATCACCCTCTTCCATACTGAAGTCACTCCAAACATCGTGACCATTACCGCCAACATTATCGTCAGCTAATAGGTCGAAGATGACGGTGTCACCGCCTGTTCCCATAGTAAAGCTATCATTACCTGCTGAACTATCCACACTATCAGCATGTTCAGATGCAGTTACGGTTTTGCCAACATTGATTTCTAGGATCGCTGTTTCGATTGTTCCTACTTTAGAAGTCGTCTCATAGACAAACTTTTCAATGCCGTATACACCACCTTTAGGGGTATAAGTGTAACTACCGTCTTTTCCAATAACCAATGTACCGTAATTACCTTCAACTGTAATAGTTTGAGCACCTTGATTAGGATCATTGACAAAAACAACTTTGTTGCCAAAGCTCAACGTATCAAGTATTTGAATACCTTCATCATTGGCAAACAGAGCACCTTTGATTTCTGGTAATTCAGTTGTTACGTACTCTTCAGAGTGAATGATCTCATCTGTCACAAAATGGATACTCTCTAAGTTACCATTTTGCGCAGTAATATCTAACTTATACTTTCCTTCAGGCAAATTGTCTAAGGTAAACTCAAGCGCTCCATCCTTCCCTCTTGCCGCTTCAACACGATCAGAATATATCTTTCCTGTTGTCGCATTCGTTAATGTATAAGTCAGAACAAGATAACTACCTAGAGGACCTATAATAGTTGGACTACCAGTAATTTTGAGTGTTACGCCTGCATCTAAATCATGTTTCGCTACGTCAAATTCTTTGGTATAAGATTTTCCATAGTCACCGATTTTATCTACTTCGTTATACTCAATCTTCGACACCTTGTTCGTTTCAGACACAGATACAATATCAAAGTCATCCTCAGCAGAATGCGTACCCACTTTAATATTCAGGTACTCAACAGTAGTTTTACCATTTTCATCCTGCATCACCAATTTAAAGCGATCAACTTCACCATAAGGTGGTTTCCAGTCGAGAGGAGCATTGTCTGGTTTTTCAACAGTATAGGTATAGGTTCCATCAGAAGAAATCACCAACGTACCATATTCACCCTGAATGACTGTTTCTTTACCAACTTTTAGATCCTCACCATCTACTTTCAATAAAATGGTTGAATCTTGTGGCGTTGCATCGCCCTCTACAGTTCCAGTGAATTTGGTTGGACTTTCATAATCATAAACTGTTTCATGATCGACATATAATCCAGCACCGGTTAGTAATCCCAGACCTCCAGAGCTCTGTAACAGTGCTTTATATTCACCTTCACCAAACTGTAAAGTCAATTGTTCAGATTTTCCACCTAAAAAAGCAGCCATAAACCAGTCTTTTTCAAGATGAACTTGATTATAGTTGCCTGTTGCAGGATCTAATTTATAGATAAAGAGATCATAGCCAACGCCTAAAGCTACGCCGCCCGCACTACCATGGAATGTTAGCTCTTTAACTTCGTTTTCACCAACATTAAACTCCATTGCACCAGCACCACCTAAGGCTTCTGCACTTAAAACAGGTCCTAACAAACCTATATCAATCACTTTAAAGCCGACAACATCTGCAATAGAGCTGTTATCAGAATCAAATGCAATGATAGGATCTACATCTAGAATAACCGTATTATCAATTTCAATACGATCCTCTTTTGCTGTCAGATCTAATTCAAAGGTTAATTCAGCTTCAGAGACTTTTCCTGATGGCGAAGTAACGCGATAAGTAAATACATCTTTTTCACCATAGCCGCGGAAATCTTCATTTACAGTATAAGTATAAGAACCATCCGCTTTAACAGTCAGGGTACCGTACTTACCTTCAATCTGAATTTCACCGCTAGTGGAAGTACTTACCCATTCGCCATCTTCTGCTTTAATTTCGGTAACGGTACTACCCGCTGGTACCTCATCACTACCATACTCAGAATCATCATCTGTAATCATATTTCCTTGAGCAGAACCAGAAATACTTTCAGCATTGGCATAATCCAAAACGACATCTTTAGTAAAGTTGAGACCATATCCAGTTAATGCTTGGATACCTTCACCACCAGCCATCACAAACATCCATTTCCCTTCTGTCAAAGTGAAATCTGTTTCTTTTGACTTTCCTCCAAGTAAATAAGAAATAACCCAGTTCTCTGTAACTGATTGTTGTTCCCACTGCCCTGTACTTTCGTTAAGTTTATAAACATACAGATCCATCGTGGCAAGGACTTGAATACCACCAGCATCACCATACATAGTGACTTCACGAACCTGGTCTTTACCTACTTCAAGTTGAACTGAATTTTTTATAACATCAGCCAATACATCCAAGCCCAGTACAGGTCCAAGCCCTACATTTGCAACAGTAAAGCCCTTCTTGTTTAAATCACTCGGAGTTTGGTTTTCTTCTCTAGAAGGTGTGGCATCCAAGATTACGTCAACATTATTATCTACCGCCCCAAAGATCTCATCAACACCAACAATGATATCGACTGGTGCTGATTCATTACCTGCTTCATCTGTGGCAGTGACTTTAAGCTCGCTTCCGCGCTCTAATGCCGGACTAAACTCATAAGTTACATCACCATTCGCATCCGCTTTAATCTCTATTGGATTACCGTTGCTATCTAGCATTGGATTACCTTCAGAATCATAAAGTTTTACAGTTGCATTCGGCTCCGTTTTCACAGTTAAAACAGAATAACTATCATCAATCGCAACTTCAGGTGCATCTGGCGCGATCGTATCTTTATTACCGGTAACTTCTGTAGATTCAGATGTATTACCAGCCTGATCTTTCGCAGTGACATCGACGACCTCACCATCCGTTACCGGACGCTTAAGCTCAATAGCAAAGTCACCATTTTCATCTGCAGTACCCGTACCAATAACGTTACCATTTTTGTCGGTTACATCTACAGTTGAACCAGCTTCCGCTTTACCGCTAACAGTTAAACCATCTTCACCGATTACAACATCGGTTGGGACTGCAGGTGCAATGGTGTCTTTCTCGCCCGTGATTTCTACAGGCTCAGACTCATTACCAGCTTCATCTTTTGCAATAACGTCAGCAGTGTTGCCATCAGTTAAGGCAGGATTGACTGGAACAACAAAGTCACCATTTTCATCTACTGTACCTGTACCAAGGATGTTGCCATCTTTGTCAGTCACTACAATTTCTGAACCTGGTTCACCTTTACCTGTCACTTCCGTACCATCTTCATTCAGAACGACATTTGTCGGCGCTTCAGGTGCTTCGGTATCTACATCGCTGTCTGAATCCGAATCGCTATCTGAATCCGAATCGCTATCTGAATCCGAGTCGCTGTCCGAGTCTGAATCAGAGTCGCTATCCGAGTCCGAGTCGCTGTCAGAGTCTGAGTCCGAATCGCTGTCTGAATCCGAATCACTATCTGAGTCCGAATCGCTGTCTGAATCCGAATCACTATCTGAGTCCGAATCGCTGTCCGAGTCTGAGTCGCTGTCTGAATCCGAGTCGCTGTCAGAGTCTGAGTCCGAATCGCTGTCTGAGTCCGAGTCGCTGTCTGAGTCGCTGTCTGAATCCGAATCGCTATCTGAATCCGAGTCGCTGTCAGAGTCTGAGTCCGAATCGCTGTCTGAATCTGAATCGCTGTCTGAGTCCGAATCGCTGTCCGAGTCTGAGTCGCTGTCTGAATCAGAGTCGCTATCCGAGTCTGAGTCGCTGTCTGAATCCGAATCGCTATCCGAGTCTGAGTCCGAGTCGCTATCCGAGTCCGAGTCGCTGTCTGAATCCGAGTCGCTGTCCGAGTCTGAGTCCGAGTCGCTATCCGAGTCCGAGTCGCTGTCTGAATCCGAATCGCTGTCCGAGTCTGAGTCGCTATCCGAGTCTGAATCGCTGTCAGAGTCGCTATCCGAGTCTGAGTCGCTGTCTGAATCCGAATCGCTGTCTGAATCCGAGTCGCTGTCAGAGTCTGAGTCCGAATCGCTGTCTGAATCTGAATCGCTGTCTGAATCAGAGTCGCTGTCCGAGTCTGAGTCGCTGTCTGAATCCGAATCGCTGTCTGAATCCGAGTCGCTGTCAGAGTCTGAGTCCGAATCGCTGTCTGAATCTGA
The nucleotide sequence above comes from Acinetobacter sp. 10FS3-1. Encoded proteins:
- a CDS encoding BapA/Bap/LapF family large adhesin, which encodes MVNIDIISPENGKLIQSLNTNVVKLTQNSIVKINLNTEEVATITRQGNAAVITLKNGEKITLENYFDFPAESNKIIFENDGELYWAQFTDASGAILDTINYIPLEQLAIEESVAGLAISPWLIGAGLAAGLGGAIAAVQGDSNSRGDSDSDSDSDSDSDSDSDSDSDSDSDVDTEAPEVPTNVVLNEDGTEVTGKGEPGSEIVVTDKDGNILGTGTVDENGDFVVPVNPALTDGNTADVIAKDEAGNESEPVEITGEKDTIAPALPSEVEINKDGTEITGKGEPGSEIVVTDKDGNILGTGTVDENGDFVVPVNPALTDGNTADVIAKDEAGNESEPVEITGEKDTIKPAMPSAEFNEEGTVIFGKAEAGALVQIKDADGKVIASGKADVNGDYEIDLETALVDGEEVLVTAKDDAGNESAPTQVFAPVIDDSDSDSDSDSDSDSDSDSDSDSDSDSDSDSDSDSDSDSDSDSDSDSDSDSDSDSDSDSDSDSDSDSDSDSDSDSDSDSDSDSDSDSDSDSDSDSDSDSDSDSDSDSDSDSDSDSDSDSDSDSDSDSDSDSDSDSDSDSDSDSDSDSDSDSDSDSDSDSDSDSDSDSDSDSDSDSDSDSDSDSDSDSDSDSDSDSDSDSDSDSDSDSDSDSDSDSDSDSDSDSDSDSDSDSDSDSDSDSDSDSDSDSDSDSDSDSDSDSDSDSDSDSDSDSDSDSDSDSDSDSDSDSDSDSDSDSDSDSDSDSDSDSDSDSDSDSDSDSDSDSDSDSDSDSDSDSDSDSDSDSDSDSDSDSDSDSDSDSDSDSDSDSDSDSDSDSDSDSDSDSDSDSDSDSDSDSDSDSDSDSDSDSDSDSDSDSDSDSDSDSDSDSDSDSDSDSDSDSDSDSDSDSDSDSDSDSDSDSDSDSDSDSDSDSDSDSDSDSDSDSDSDSDSDSDSDSDSDSDSDSDSDSDSDSDSDSDSDSDSDSDSDSDSDSDSDSDSDSDSDSDSDSDSDSDSDSDSDSDSDSDSDSDSDSDSDSDSDSDSDSDSDSDSDSDSDSDSDSDSDSDSDSDSDSDSDSDSDSDSDSDSDSDSDSDSDSDSDSDSDSDSDSDSDSDSDSDSDSDSDSDSDSDSDSDSDSDSDSDSDSDSDSDSDSDSDSDSDSDSDSDSDSDSDSDSDSDSDSDSDSDSDSDSDSDSDSDSDSDSDSDSDSDSDSDSDSDSDSDSDSDSDSDSDSDSDSDSDSDSDSDSDSDSDSDSDSDSDSDSDSDSDSDSDSDSDSDSDSDSDSDSDSDSDSDSDSDSDSDSDSDSDSDSDSDSDSDSDSDSDSDSDSDSDSDSDSDSDSDSDSDSDSDSDSDSDSDSDSDSDSDSDSDSDSDSDSDSDSDSDSDSDSDSDSDSDSDSDSDSDSDSDSDSDSDSDSDSDSDSDSDSDSDSDSDSDSDSDSDSDSDSDSDSDSDSDSDSDSDSDSDSDSDSDSDSDSDSDSDSDSDSDSDSDSDSDSDSDSDSDSDSDSDSDSDSDSDSDSDSDSDSDSDSDSDSDSDSDSDSDSDSDSDSDSDSDSDSDSDSDSDSDSDSDSDSDSDSDSDSDSDSDSDSDSDSDSDSDSDSDSDSDSDSDSDSDSDSDSDSDSDSDSDSDSDSDSDSDSDSDSDSDSDSDSDSDSDSDSDSDSDSDSDSDSDSDSDSDVDTEAPEAPTNVVLNEDGTEVTGKGEPGSEIVVTDKDGNILGTGTVDENGDFVVPVNPALTDGNTADVIAKDEAGNESEPVEITGEKDTIAPAVPTDVVIGEDGLTVSGKAEAGSTVDVTDKNGNVIGTGTADENGDFAIELKRPVTDGEVVDVTAKDQAGNTSESTEVTGNKDTIAPDAPEVAIDDSYSVLTVKTEPNATVKLYDSEGNPMLDSNGNPIEIKADANGDVTYEFSPALERGSELKVTATDEAGNESAPVDIIVGVDEIFGAVDNNVDVILDATPSREENQTPSDLNKKGFTVANVGLGPVLGLDVLADVIKNSVQLEVGKDQVREVTMYGDAGGIQVLATMDLYVYKLNESTGQWEQQSVTENWVISYLLGGKSKETDFTLTEGKWMFVMAGGEGIQALTGYGLNFTKDVVLDYANAESISGSAQGNMITDDDSEYGSDEVPAGSTVTEIKAEDGEWVSTSTSGEIQIEGKYGTLTVKADGSYTYTVNEDFRGYGEKDVFTYRVTSPSGKVSEAELTFELDLTAKEDRIEIDNTVILDVDPIIAFDSDNSSIADVVGFKVIDIGLLGPVLSAEALGGAGAMEFNVGENEVKELTFHGSAGGVALGVGYDLFIYKLDPATGNYNQVHLEKDWFMAAFLGGKSEQLTLQFGEGEYKALLQSSGGLGLLTGAGLYVDHETVYDYESPTKFTGTVEGDATPQDSTILLKVDGEDLKVGKETVIQGEYGTLVISSDGTYTYTVEKPDNAPLDWKPPYGEVDRFKLVMQDENGKTTVEYLNIKVGTHSAEDDFDIVSVSETNKVSKIEYNEVDKIGDYGKSYTKEFDVAKHDLDAGVTLKITGSPTIIGPLGSYLVLTYTLTNATTGKIYSDRVEAARGKDGALEFTLDNLPEGKYKLDITAQNGNLESIHFVTDEIIHSEEYVTTELPEIKGALFANDEGIQILDTLSFGNKVVFVNDPNQGAQTITVEGNYGTLVIGKDGSYTYTPKGGVYGIEKFVYETTSKVGTIETAILEINVGKTVTASEHADSVDSSAGNDSFTMGTGGDTVIFDLLADDNVGGNGHDVWSDFSMEEGDKIEVSDLLSEGTTLADAITLTEDAEGNVVLNIDRDGTAGTSYQSESFLTLVGVEKTDTLLDDLINNGHLF
- a CDS encoding poly alpha-glucosyltransferase — translated: MAISKYSDLQEFKIKLTDWLFSLRENQQDFYSVFFSYGDKSIRCRVWNTADKNYDKVVKRTLNFIDKLYEKNNRLPEFLKFDFAKNIEERKWTDLVKEVSEQKHNNHYRKGIAFDENLSICFLEQEIYAKAIIRGVVYNEPNFFDEKNLNDAIRKKYTNVKANYSLNKIEKVWVFDTQAVFFENNQLIDLISTGPENGIRVLKGNKKEHIKELVLNNAKFLHNEILESGRLVYGYFPAYNREIKSYNTVRHCTAIYALLETLEVNYNEAYLPKIRTAMQYAIDHLYKEVDGKAFMIDGNEPDLEIKLGSNAAAIFMFAKYQEIIGDSKYQKYAEMLAEGIRFMIDGKGETTHVLSFPSLAVKEKFRIVYYDGEAALGLLRLYQVNQNPILLETVKLMFEHFITKKYDKYHDHWLSYCTNELTKICPEKKYFEFGLNNYLKHMDFIKNRKTAYATFLEMMMSAYKMVVRLKEQGFTDLVNMAKFDELKDLIELRVEFQRATGYFYPEIAMYMAKPEKILNAFYVRHDRFRTRIDDQEHNLSGYVAYLNYFI
- a CDS encoding glycosyltransferase — translated: MFFFLSAGIGEKLTGIEHAILKRKHVFDSCGLAHKIVTLNYNANYLKSLNIHHIRADSFLNLYDDYQYLIFAALRSNTLEDYLSHIVGEVTLEKNNANTDVKVYINGNYLFYIHFFSNGNISYINYFDKARTKFKRALYTESGYLSKEIYLEKNQVKSCLYYNQQGIVVLEEHYTQDNQLSYLSLKESNGSSCFFQDRDQWIKHWFQKIITFYKQPVFYVDKNRLYNHILVELKSPAFKLISIFHSVHVSNPQKMGDGRINSNYKISLAETNKFDGYIVSTEQQRQDLWARFGSELKIWVIPPTFAHIESELTVNAVASPFNVISVGRYYVEKRLHHIIQAVEILKEKYPEIQLDLYGFGDSRDNFIYEKEIRKYVDDHDLETNVHFKGYVHNISDKIRNAHVSVVTSTIEGFCIGILDSLSVGTPVVAYDIKYGPNALIEQNLSGVLVENENIQALAIAIEQCYLNPHMRTHAIKSAKKYDLNDYKKKWLDHLLELSYV